A region of the Microbulbifer pacificus genome:
GATGTTCAGGGCCGCGGCGGCGAGATAAATCCGCATCACCGGGCGCACCTGCGCCATGCCCTCACAGTAGCCCCGCAGTGCGCTGCCGAACGCGAACGGCAGGGTACCGATGGCCAGCGCCTGCAGGTACTGCACCATCACCCGCCGCACCGCTTCCTCGGTCTGGATCCACTGGCTCCAAAGGGGCGCGGCCAGCAGCGCGGCGGCCACCAGCAGCCCGCCGATCAGGGCAATCCACACCGACTGGCGCATCTGCTGCGCGCAGCCCGCTTCATCCCGCGCACCGCGCAGATTGGCCACCACCGGCGAGACTGCCGCGAGCATGCCGATCAGGGTTACCGCGCACACCGCCCAGATACTGGAGCCGAGTGCGAGACCGGCGAGGTTTACCTCCCCGGACTGGCCGGCGACGATGGTATCGGTAACCCCCATGCTCACCACCGCCAGGTTGCTGACCACCAGCGGCCCGCCGAGTTTGGTGAGATGTCGCAGCTCGGTGGCTGTGGCGCGTTTGTAGAGCTTTGGCATTGGGGGTCTATACAGCTGGCTAAACTGGTTTGGAGTGGGGCCGGCAAGGTTGCAGGCTTCGATTCCGGGTCAGTCGGATGGCGGGGGCAGCAGGTGCGTGCATTCTTGGGAGCGGATTATGGAGGGCACAGGCAGCGGGTTCAATCGCATTTACCGGAGTTTCCTGCGGATTCTGCGGCCGTTCGACGGGCTGGGGCTGCTGGGCTTGCGGCTGTTCCTGGGGCCAATTTTTATCCTCTCCGGGCTGCACAAGCTCGAGGGTATCGAGCAGGTGGCGACCTGGTTTGGCAACCCGGACTGGGGGCTCGGACTGCCGGCGCCGAACCTGCTGGCGTGGCTCGCGGCACTGACGGAATTTCTCGGCGGCATCGCACTGGTGCTGGGACTGGGGGTGCGGCTAGCGGCCATTCCGCTGCTCGTCACCATGGCGGTGGCGGCAGTGGCAGCGCACTGGCAGTACGGCTGGCACGCGCTGCCAGAGCAGACCCTGACCATGCCGTGGGAATGGCGCCGGGATCTTATTGCGGCGGCGATCGAGCGCCGCGACAAGGCGGTGGAAATCCTCAAGGCACATGGCGATTACCCATGGCTTACCGAAGCCGGTATTTTCACCATACTGAAAAACGGTATCGAGTTTGCGGCCACTTACTTCATCATGCTGCTGGCGTTGCTGTTTGGTGGTGGCGGGCGCTACGTGAGCCTGGATTACTGGATTGCCCGCCGGCGTGGTATCGGGCTGGATTGAGCGCCAAAGACGCCGCTACCTCTCTTTCGGCATATAGATGATATACTCGCCGATTATTTAACCCATGCTGGCCGGGGAGCGCTTCTGGCCCCGCCGGCACGCAGGTCCGCACCCGGTGGACCTGCGCACACTTGAGCGAGCAATCCGTTGATAGGTAAGTTTTTCCGTCGTTCCACAGACAAGTCTCAACCAGCGGCCGAAGGCCAGAAGACTGCCGAACCCGGGGCGGACAAGCCCCGCCAAGAGCGCGAAGACCAGTCCGGTGGCGGTCGCCAGCGCAATCGGCGCCGGGGCGGCAAGAATGACAGGGGCGGCGAAAGAACCGGCAAGGGCGGTGAGTCCGCGCGTGCCCAATCAGCGGGAAAAGAGTCATCCGAGAAAGATTCCCCCAGGAAGGAAAGCCCTCGCAAGGATTCCCCGCGCAAGCAGGCGGCGCAGAAACCCTGGAGTCTGGATGAATTCCAGGTGGAGGAACAGGAAGGCAAAGTTCGTTTTCACGATCTCGACCTGCCGCTGCCGCTGATGCACGCCATCTCCGACCTGGGTTACCAGTACTGCTCGCCGATCCAGGGTCAGTCTCTCCCGCACACCCTGAACGGCCACGACCTGGTGGGCAAGGCGCAGACCGGTACCGGCAAGACGGCGGCCTTCCTGATCACCGTGATCGACGACCTGCTCAAGCACCCGTTCGAAGGCGCGCGTTACGCCGGTGAAGCCCGCGCGCTGATCATCGCCCCGACCCGCGAGCTGGTGATGCAGATTGCCGACGACGCCAAAAACCTGTGTAAATACACCGACCTGGAAATCCACACCCTGGTGGGTGGAATGGATTACCAGAAACAGCAGAAGGCGCTGAACGAGCGCTTGGTGGACATCCTCGTCGCCACCCCTGGCCGCCTGCTGGACTTCGTCAGCAAGCGCGACTGTTTCCTCGACCAGACGGAAATCCTGGTGATCGACGAGGCCGACCGCATGCTCGACATGGGCTTTATTCCCGATGTGCGCCGTATCGTGCGCCAGACCCCGCGCAAGACCCATCGCCAGACCATGTTCTTCTCCGCCACCTTCACCCCGGAAGTGGACGACCTGGTAGAGCAGTGGACGACCGAGCCGGTGATCGTTGAAATCCAGCCGGAGCGCGTGGCGACGGATACCGTTACCCAGCACGTGTACCTGGTTTCCGGTGAGGAAAAATACCCGCTGCTGTACAACATCGTGCAGCAGGAAGATGTGGAGAGCCTGATCGTGTTCGCTAACCGCCGCGACCAGTGCCGCCGCCTGCACGAACACCTGCTGGCCCACGGTATCAACGCGGGTCTGCTGTCCGGTGAAGTAGCGCAAAACAAGCGCGTGCGCACGCTGGATGATTTCAAAACCGGCAAGTCCAAGGTGCTGGTGGCCACCGATGTTGCCGGCCGCGGCATTCATATCGACGGCATCAGCCACGTGGTGAACTACACCCTGCCGGAAGAGCCGGAAGATTACGTGCACCGCATCGGCCGCACCGGGCGCGCGGGTAAGAGCGGCACCTCCATCAGCTTTGCCTGTGAAGACGATGCCATGCGCCTGGAGCCCATCGAGGCGCTGCTCGGCACCAAACTGAAATGCGAAGTGCCGCCGGAAGAACTGCTGGTGGAACCGCCGAAAGTACAGGTGAAGTACAGCAGCGGCGATCGCGGAGATCGCGACCGCGGTGGTAATCGCGGCGGGCGCCGCGGCGGCGGTGGCGGTGGTCGCTCGCGCCGTTAATTTCCCGCTGTCTTTGCTCGACGGCCTCCGGAGATCCCGGGGGCCGTTTTACGTTTTACGGCCGGCAAAAACGGCCTAATCCTTCAGCAGCTGTTGGCGGTACTTGGTGAGTTGCCGCCGTCGCGCTTTCGAGACTTCGGGATAGCACATATCCATACTGTTCAGGGCCTCCAGCACCGCGCTGGCGACAATCAGCCGCATCGTTTTCTTGTCGTCGGCGGGTACCACAAACCAGGGCGCATGGGGCGCTGAGGTTTCGTTGATCATATCTTCGAAGGCGCGCTGATAGTCGTCCCAGAACGCCCGCTCCTTCACGTCTGCCTCGGAAAATTTCCAGTTCTTGTCCGCTTCATCGATGCGCGCGAGAAAGCGCTTGCGCTGTTCGTCGCGGGAGAGATTGAGAAAAAATTTCAGCATCAGCGTGCCGTTGTCTACGGTGTAGCGCTCGGTGGCGCGGAGCGCTTCGAAGCGGTCGGCAAACAGGGTATCCAGATTGCGGGTGCGTTCGCCGGGTATTTTCTGGTACTCCGTGACTAAACTGGGGTGCACCCGGCACACCAGTACCTCTTCGTAGTAGGAGCGGTTGAATACCCCGATATTGCCGCGGCGCGGCATGGCGATCGCGGTGCGCCAGAGGAAGTTGTGTTCCAGCTCGGTTTCGCTGGGGCGCTTGAAAGAGGTGATCTCGACGCCGTGGGGATTGACGCCATTGAACACGGCGCGGATGGTGCCGTCTTTGCCCGCCGCGTCCAGCGCCTGGAAGATGGTCAGCAGGCTGTAGCGGTCGTGGGCGTACATCACCTGCTGGCGCTCGTCGATGGCGTGGCGCAGCTTGCGGATCTTTTTCTGGTAATCCTTTTTATCCGAATACAGCGGCTCAATCCGTGTGGGGCACTGCCCCTGGCGATACTTTTTCTCGCCGTCGAAGCGGATCCCGCTCCAGTCGATTTTCATAGGCCTGCCGCCTTCCGTGTTGCCTTTGCGATGTCCATCTAAAGCCTAGACAAGCTCGAGTACAGCGGGGGCGACCAGGTGGCGGCAGGGAGAATTTCCGTCGGTCTACTTGTCCGGACCCTCGATGCCTTTCGGCCATTTTTTTTGGTCTGCTGGCGACGGATTTTCCACCGGAACTGTCGCGCCATTGGGTCCTTTGCCGGGATCGCCCTCGGTCCAGATCCGCTCCACCCACAGGGCAGTGCCACCGGCGACCGCAGCGGGCATCACAAAGATATTCAGCACCGGCACCATCTTCGCCAGCATCACGCTGCCACCGAACCCGAGGGTGGTGAATTTTTTGCGCATCAGCACGCGTTTCAGTTCGCTGAAGGAGCGCTGGTGATTGTCCAGCGGGTAGTCCACATACTGGATTGCCATGCACCAGGCGCCCCACAGGGCAGTCAGGATCGCGGGGATAAACACGGTCCAGCTGGTAAGCAGCGCGATGATGAAAATCACGATACCCCAGCCGAGAAAATACATAAGCTTGCGCAATTCCCGCCCCAGGGTGCGGAACACCATGCTGTGCAGCGCTTCCGGGGGCGGTGGGTGGCCGGTGAGCAGCTCTTCGACTTTTTCCGCGAGAAAGCCGTTAAACGGGGCGGCGATGATATTGGTGATGATGCCAAACAGGTAGCCGTATACCAGGAAAAACAGCAGCACCACGGCGATCGCAATCAACCACGCCAGCCACTGGAAAACACTGGCGGCCCAGTCCGCGCCCTTGGCGAGTATTGCCCGCCACCAGGACATGTTGGAGGTATCGACCGGTGTGTCCGACAACAGGCTGCCGATAAAGCGGCCGAGGTCGTCAAACTGGCTGACCATCAGTGCGCCCAGTGCGATAAACAGCACCAGATTGATGAGCAGCGGAATGATGATGAACGGGCGCAGCTCCTTGCGGGTGAGCAGCTGCGCCCCCCGGATCAGTGCGTTGACGCCGTGTGCCGGGTTGGAGGTCATGGGTTATTGCGCTCCTGCTGCGCACAGGATTTCTGCGTATTCCTCGCTCTGCGCATGCTCGCCAATACGCGCCAGCAGTGTCTGTCCGTCCGGGCTCTGGCTGTTCAGGTCCAGGCCCTGTTGCTTGAACAGCTGCACGAAGGTGGCAAAATTTTCTGCCTTCATGCCGCGGTAGGCGCGCTCCAGCAGATAGAAATCCCGGTTGAAGCCTTCCGGTGCTTCGCCAACCAGGAAACCGGCGATGCGCTCGTCATCGAAAATTTCGCCGAGGACTTTCTGCTTGTCTTTTTTCAGGCTCATTGTTACTTCCTTCTTTCAATTGCTGCCGAAAATGTACGGGGCCGGGTCGCCATTCAAAAACCGCGGCGCGCGGCGCTGCTTGCTGGCCTGCTCGTAATTGTATGCGGCGGCAATCAGCCTGTCTTCCTGGTTGGCGCTGGCAAAAAAGGAAATGCCCACCGGCAGGTGTCGCACAAATCCCATGGGGACGGTGATATGGGGATATCCGGCAACGGCGGCGGGAGTCGTCGCGGAGCCGGCATAGTGGTCGCCGTTGATGTGGTCGATTTTCCACGCCGGGCTGACCGTCGGCGCTATCAAAATGTCGACCTCGTGTTTAGCCATGGTGGCGTCGATACCGCGGGCGCGGGCGAGATTGCGCAGCTCGGCCATCTTGCTGTCGAAATCCTTTTCTTTGCGGCCCTGTGAGCGCTGTGCCATTTCGAAGATTTCCTGGCCGAAATAGGGCATCGCCAGTTCCTTGCTTTCGCGGTTCGCCGCGATCAGCGCCTCCAGCGTCTTGTGCTGGGTGGTGGCGGTGGCCAGATAATCGTTCAGTGCGTCCTTGAACTCCCATGCCAGCAGGTCGAATTCCACGGCATTCATTTGCTCGAGTGTTTCGATATTGGCATTGTCGACAACGGTGGCGCCCTGTTCGCGCAGGATGGATAACGCCTGTTCGAATACTGCATCGGTCTGCGCGCTGTAGCCCATGAGATTGCGTACCACGCCAATGCGCAAACCCTGCAGGCCGTCCGCTCTGAGGTGGTCGGCATAGCGGGTCGGCGCCGCAAAACTGTCACCGTCTGCCGCATCTTTGCCCACCATCGCATCCAGCAACAGGGTTGCACCGGTCACGGTCGTCGCCATCGGTCCCGCGGTGTCCTGGTACGCAGAAATCGGAATGATACCCGAGCGGCTGACCAGCCCCAGGGTTGGCTTGATGCCGACGATGCCATTGATGGCGGAAGGGCAGGTGATGGAGCCATCCGTTTCGGTGCCCACCGCAAGCGGGGCGAGACCAGCGGCAACGGCAACCGCGGAACCGGCACTCGAGCCACAGGGGCTGCGGGTGAGGTCGTAGGGGTTGTGCGCCTGCCCGCCGGTGCCGCTCCAGCCACTGGAGGAATTGGTGGAGCGGAAGTTCGCCCACTCGCTCAGGTTGGCCTTGCCGAGAATGATCGCGCCGTTTTTCTTGAGCTGGGCCACAAGGTGGGCGTCAGCCCGGGGAAAGTTGTCCCGCAGCAGGATCGATCCCGCGGTGTTTGCGAGTCCGTCCGCGGTATCGATATTGTCCTTCAGCAGCACCGGGATGCCGTGCAGCGGACCGAGTACCTGGCCCTCAAGCCGCAGCCGGTCGAGCCGCCGGGCGTCTTCCAGCGCGGCTGGATTGAGCTGGGTTACCGCATGCAGCTTTTCGTTGAGCTGTTGAATTTGCTGGGTATAGCGACTTACCAGCAGCTCGGAAGTGGTGGTGCCTTCATCCAGAGCCGCGCGAATTTCGGCGGTGGTGGTGAACTGGGGCTGGGTAACCCCCGCGCTGCTGAAAGTGAGAATCATCAGGCTGGTTGCCAATGTACTTATTATTTTCATAGGTCGTTTTTCCGGAATTATTGTTCTGGAAGGCACCGGTAATTGCTGCGGGCTCTGTGGCCGGGTGCAAGGTCGGGCGGCGGGATAGGCCGGCGCCGGTGATCTGAGCCTAAAGGGGCGGGGGGGAAGGTGCAAGGGTCGGGCCAGAATGGCCCGCCCCGGCACGGTGTTATGTTCTATGGAGGCGGCGGTTATAAATACCGTGGGGAGATTGCCGCTTCAGGCTTCGATACCGAGCTCGGCGATGGAAATTTCGCGGATGCGGAATTTCTGCACTTTTCCTGTCACGGTCATCGGGAATTCGTCGACGAATTTGAAATAGCGCGGAACCTTGTAATGGGCGATTTGACCGCGGCAGAAGGTGCGCAGATCCTCTGCAGAAACTGACTCACTGCCGGCTCGCAGTCTCACCCAGGCAATCAGTTCTTCACCGTATTTCTTGTCCGGGACCCCGGTGACCTGCACATCGGAAATCGCCGGGTGGGTATACAGGAATTCCTCGATTTCCTTGGGGTAAATGTTCTCCCCGCCGCGGATCACCATGTCCTTGATTCGCCCGACGATCTGGATGTATCCCTCGCTGTCCATGGTGGCCAGATCCCCGGTGTGCATCCAGCCGTCGTCGTCGATGGCGTCGCGGGTCGCGGCTTCATTGTCCCAGTAGCCGAGCATGACGCTGTAACCGCGGGTGCAGAGCTCGCCGATTTCGCCGCGCGGCAATGTCGCGCCGTTCACCGGATCGATCACCCTGGACTCCAGATGCGGCTGGGTGCGGCCGACGGTGGTGACCTGCTTGTCAAAGGCATCGCTAGCACTGGTCTGGGTGGAAACCGGACTGGTCTCGGTCATGCCGTAGGCGATCTGCACCTCGCGCATGTGCATGCGGCCGTTGACCGCCTTCATGACTTCTTCCGGGCAGATGGAGCCGGCCATGATTCCGGTGCGCAGCGAGCTGAGGTCGTAGTCGGCGAAATCGGGGTGGTCCAGCTCGGCGATAAACATGGTGGGCACGCCGTAGAGGGCAGTGGCGCGTTCTGCGCTCACCGTCTCCAGCACCGCGCGGGGATCAAAGCCTTCGCCAGGGTAAATCATGGTGGCGCCGTGGGTGACACACCCGAGATTGGCCATCACCATGCCAAAACAGTGGTACAGGGGCACAGGAATGACCAGGCGATCTTTTTCCGTCAGGCCGATGCTTTCCGCCACGAAAAAGCCATTGTTCAGGATATTGCGGTGGGAGAGGGTGGCGCCTTTGGGCGAGCCGGTGGTGCCGGAGGTGTACTGGATATTGATCG
Encoded here:
- the rhlB gene encoding ATP-dependent RNA helicase RhlB is translated as MIGKFFRRSTDKSQPAAEGQKTAEPGADKPRQEREDQSGGGRQRNRRRGGKNDRGGERTGKGGESARAQSAGKESSEKDSPRKESPRKDSPRKQAAQKPWSLDEFQVEEQEGKVRFHDLDLPLPLMHAISDLGYQYCSPIQGQSLPHTLNGHDLVGKAQTGTGKTAAFLITVIDDLLKHPFEGARYAGEARALIIAPTRELVMQIADDAKNLCKYTDLEIHTLVGGMDYQKQQKALNERLVDILVATPGRLLDFVSKRDCFLDQTEILVIDEADRMLDMGFIPDVRRIVRQTPRKTHRQTMFFSATFTPEVDDLVEQWTTEPVIVEIQPERVATDTVTQHVYLVSGEEKYPLLYNIVQQEDVESLIVFANRRDQCRRLHEHLLAHGINAGLLSGEVAQNKRVRTLDDFKTGKSKVLVATDVAGRGIHIDGISHVVNYTLPEEPEDYVHRIGRTGRAGKSGTSISFACEDDAMRLEPIEALLGTKLKCEVPPEELLVEPPKVQVKYSSGDRGDRDRGGNRGGRRGGGGGGRSRR
- the cysZ gene encoding sulfate transporter CysZ — protein: MTSNPAHGVNALIRGAQLLTRKELRPFIIIPLLINLVLFIALGALMVSQFDDLGRFIGSLLSDTPVDTSNMSWWRAILAKGADWAASVFQWLAWLIAIAVVLLFFLVYGYLFGIITNIIAAPFNGFLAEKVEELLTGHPPPPEALHSMVFRTLGRELRKLMYFLGWGIVIFIIALLTSWTVFIPAILTALWGAWCMAIQYVDYPLDNHQRSFSELKRVLMRKKFTTLGFGGSVMLAKMVPVLNIFVMPAAVAGGTALWVERIWTEGDPGKGPNGATVPVENPSPADQKKWPKGIEGPDK
- a CDS encoding HvfX family Cu-binding RiPP maturation protein, which codes for MEGTGSGFNRIYRSFLRILRPFDGLGLLGLRLFLGPIFILSGLHKLEGIEQVATWFGNPDWGLGLPAPNLLAWLAALTEFLGGIALVLGLGVRLAAIPLLVTMAVAAVAAHWQYGWHALPEQTLTMPWEWRRDLIAAAIERRDKAVEILKAHGDYPWLTEAGIFTILKNGIEFAATYFIMLLALLFGGGGRYVSLDYWIARRRGIGLD
- a CDS encoding amidase, with product MKIISTLATSLMILTFSSAGVTQPQFTTTAEIRAALDEGTTTSELLVSRYTQQIQQLNEKLHAVTQLNPAALEDARRLDRLRLEGQVLGPLHGIPVLLKDNIDTADGLANTAGSILLRDNFPRADAHLVAQLKKNGAIILGKANLSEWANFRSTNSSSGWSGTGGQAHNPYDLTRSPCGSSAGSAVAVAAGLAPLAVGTETDGSITCPSAINGIVGIKPTLGLVSRSGIIPISAYQDTAGPMATTVTGATLLLDAMVGKDAADGDSFAAPTRYADHLRADGLQGLRIGVVRNLMGYSAQTDAVFEQALSILREQGATVVDNANIETLEQMNAVEFDLLAWEFKDALNDYLATATTQHKTLEALIAANRESKELAMPYFGQEIFEMAQRSQGRKEKDFDSKMAELRNLARARGIDATMAKHEVDILIAPTVSPAWKIDHINGDHYAGSATTPAAVAGYPHITVPMGFVRHLPVGISFFASANQEDRLIAAAYNYEQASKQRRAPRFLNGDPAPYIFGSN
- a CDS encoding AMP-binding protein is translated as MNHPLPSYTKGDTTQPLLEMTIGDQFDDTAAKFPDNDALISGHQGIRWTYAEFKQQVDTCARALLALGIEKGDRVGVWSPNCAEWTTMQFATAKIGAILVNINPSYRLHELEYALNHSGARMLVTAEKFKNSDYTAMLYELAPELRNSDKTRLKSEKLPHLELVVTLAEKPQPGMWRWQELPQQAASVAPQTLARSQSALHCSDPINIQYTSGTTGSPKGATLSHRNILNNGFFVAESIGLTEKDRLVIPVPLYHCFGMVMANLGCVTHGATMIYPGEGFDPRAVLETVSAERATALYGVPTMFIAELDHPDFADYDLSSLRTGIMAGSICPEEVMKAVNGRMHMREVQIAYGMTETSPVSTQTSASDAFDKQVTTVGRTQPHLESRVIDPVNGATLPRGEIGELCTRGYSVMLGYWDNEAATRDAIDDDGWMHTGDLATMDSEGYIQIVGRIKDMVIRGGENIYPKEIEEFLYTHPAISDVQVTGVPDKKYGEELIAWVRLRAGSESVSAEDLRTFCRGQIAHYKVPRYFKFVDEFPMTVTGKVQKFRIREISIAELGIEA
- a CDS encoding PPK2 family polyphosphate kinase, whose translation is MKIDWSGIRFDGEKKYRQGQCPTRIEPLYSDKKDYQKKIRKLRHAIDERQQVMYAHDRYSLLTIFQALDAAGKDGTIRAVFNGVNPHGVEITSFKRPSETELEHNFLWRTAIAMPRRGNIGVFNRSYYEEVLVCRVHPSLVTEYQKIPGERTRNLDTLFADRFEALRATERYTVDNGTLMLKFFLNLSRDEQRKRFLARIDEADKNWKFSEADVKERAFWDDYQRAFEDMINETSAPHAPWFVVPADDKKTMRLIVASAVLEALNSMDMCYPEVSKARRRQLTKYRQQLLKD
- a CDS encoding PA4642 family protein, which codes for MSLKKDKQKVLGEIFDDERIAGFLVGEAPEGFNRDFYLLERAYRGMKAENFATFVQLFKQQGLDLNSQSPDGQTLLARIGEHAQSEEYAEILCAAGAQ